The window AGAACGAGAAGACTTGAATAGAAGGATAGCAGAAAACAATATTTTTGATTTTGAGAAGGATTATATAAAAGAATATAAGAATTCCTTAATTAATTTTTGCAAAAAAATTAATTAATTTAAATATTAGTTCAACAGGTTGAACTAATATAAAGATAATTTAAGGGGATAAAAATGAAAAATAATGAAAGTGTAAAGATTCATAAAAGAGATATTGATTCAAAAGGTAATGCATTACTTACTGAATCTAATAATAATGGAGAAAGTGTAGGAGCAGTTCGTTATAATACGTTAAAAAAGAAATTATACATAAATCTTAGAGAAGGAATCTATAATAAAATAGAATGTATGAAGATACTAAAAGAAATAAAAGATAATGAGTATTATAAATTAGATGGTTATAAAAGTTTTGATGCTTTTATAAAGAATTATGATGTTGCAAAAACTCAGGCTTATAATTATTTAAAAATTGCAGCAGCTTTAGAAGAGGGTTTATTAGAAGAGCAGTTTGTATTAGAAAACGGGTTTAGACAAATATTAAGTTTATTGCGGGATAAACAAGGTAAAACAATAAAAAAGTCAAAACAAAATCCCATAAAACCCTTAAGATTTCAACTTAAAAGACAAGAAAGTTATGATTTTTATAAGAAAAATGCT is drawn from Borrelia hispanica CRI and contains these coding sequences:
- a CDS encoding chromosome replication/partitioning protein, producing MKNNESVKIHKRDIDSKGNALLTESNNNGESVGAVRYNTLKKKLYINLREGIYNKIECMKILKEIKDNEYYKLDGYKSFDAFIKNYDVAKTQAYNYLKIAAALEEGLLEEQFVLENGFRQILSLLRDKQGKTIKKSKQNPIKPLRFQLKRQESYDFYKKNAKFTSFLLDKLFQSKQDLIKEFLKEFESLRG